Within the Feifania hominis genome, the region CGGTCTGCCATGCCACCCGGCGTCATCCTCCATAAAGGAGACGCCCTTTCCCTTTACTGTGCGCATCAGCATCGCAGTCGGGTGGCACATCGTCCTCGCCGTATGCAGCGCATCGAGCACCTGCCTCATGTCATGGCCGTTGGCCTCGATCACACGCCAGCCGAAAGAGCGCCACTTCTCCGCAAGCGGCTCAACGGTCATGACGTCATTGGTCCAGCCGTTGATCTGCACGCCGTTGCAGTCCACGATGGCGACCAGGTTTTTCAGCTGATGGTGGCTCGCCGCCATGGCGGCCTCCCAGACAATCCCCTCCTGGAGCTCGCCGTCGCCGAGCATGACATAGGTCATGTAATTTCGCCGGCGCAGCCGGCCCGACAGAGCCATACCCACCCCGGCCGACAGGCCGTTTCCAAGCGACCCCGCGCTCATGTCGACGCCGGGCGTCTTGTTCATATCCGGGTGGCCCTGAAGAATGGAGTGGTACCGGCGCAGCGAGCTCAGAAGCGCCGGGTCAAAGTAGCCCCGCCGCGCAAGGGCGGCGTACAGCGCCACACACGCATGCCCCTTGGAGAGGATAAACCGGTCCCGGTCGGCCCACTGCGGCCTCTGCGGGTCAATGTTCATCACGCTGAAGTACAGGGCGGTGATGATCTCCACCGCCGAGAGGGAACCACCGGGGTGTCCCTCTTTTGCGGCGTGAATCATGGTGACGATGTCCCTGCGGATTTGGGCCGCCTGCACCTCGAGCCGCCGCAGATCGCCGGCTGTATAGTAGAAGCTGCTCACCAAAGCACCCCTCTTTCCTGTGAATGTGTCTTCGATATTCCGTCGGAATTCAACCCGCGCCCGCACAGCCAAACTGCTCGATCTTCTCCCGGATGACCGGCTTCATCGCCTCTACCCCGACGGCTGTCAGATTGCGGACAAAATATCCTTTTTCCTCCCTGTCGCGGCCCGTCTCAAAATACCGGCGCGCGCCCTGCATAAAGGCGATCTGGCACTCTGTGTTGATGTTGATTTTTCCCACGCCCAGCCCAATTGCCTTTTGCAGCATATCGACAGGGATGCCGCTGCCCCCGTGAAGAACCAGCGGAAGTTCTCCCACGCCCTCTTTGATCTCTGCGAGCAGCTGCCAGCTCAGACCGGGCCAGTCGGGCGGGTAGACCCCGTGGATGTTGCCGATTCCCGCGGCCAGCATGGTGATTCCCGCGGCGGCCATCTCTCTGCACTGCGAGGGATCCGCGCACTCGCCCATACCCGCTTTCCCGCCTTTGACGGCGCCAATGGCGCCCACCTCCGCCTCAACCGATACGCCGGCCTCCCGGCACTGCGTCACCAGTTCGCGGGTCATCGCCAGATTTTCAGAGAACGGCAGTCTGGAACCGTCAAACATGACCGAGGAGTAGCCGGCTCTCAGACAGAGCTGACAGGCCTCGTAGTCGCCGTGGTCCAAATGCAGCGCGACCGCGACGGTAATGTCCAGATCCTCCAAAAGCCCCCCGACCAGTTTTCTTACGGTCCGATAGCCTCCCATGGCTTTCACCGCAGGCATGGCGGTTCCCAGAATAACGGGCGAGCGCAGCTGCTGACAGATCTCCAGCACACCCTTGCACCACTCGAGCCCATTGATGTTGAACTGCGGCACCGCGTAGTGTCCGGCCACGGCGCGGCACAGCATTTCACTGCAGTTTACCAGTCTCATCGGCCGTATCCCTCCTTGGTAAGTCGTATCCGTTTTCTCTCAGGCAGCTCACCGCGTCCTCCCACGAGCCCGCGCTGCGGTTCGCGCCCACTGCGCGCATGACCGACGCCGCCTGGGCGCTGCCCAGCGCGGCGCAGAGCGGCAAATCCATGTCTCTGAGATAGCCGGCCAGAAAGCCGGCAAAAAAGGCGTCGCCCGCCCCCGTTGTGTCCACCGGTTTTCCCCGGAAGAAGCTCGGCAGGAAATGCCGCCTTTCAAAGTCGGTGACAAAGACGCCGTCGGCCCCCAGCTTGACGCCAAAGTATTTCAGCCCATATTTCGAAAAGGTCCTTGTGATCTCCTCGAGATCCTCTGAGCCGGCATAGTGGGTCGCCTCCTGGTAGCTGGGAATGAAGATGTCACAGTGCCTCAGCGCCGGCTCAATGCGTTTCAGCCAGAGGCCCTCCCGGTCAAAGGACGCGTCCATCGAGGTTCCGATGCCCAGTTCGTGAGCCGTGCGAAACAGCTCGGCAAGCGGTTCTCCGTCGAGCCCGGGCAGCATGTTGACGCTGGCGATATGGAGGTGACGCGTGTTTTCCAGCAGCCTGCGGGCGATGTGCCCGCTGTTGAAAAAACGGTTCCCGCCCTTTGCGGTGCGGATGATGTGGCGCTCTCCCGTCGGCGACACCAGTACGACCGGAGCGTTGGTAAAGAGGCCGGGCTCCCGCACCAGCCCGTCTGCGCAGGCGCCGGCGCGCTCCAGGTCCGACTGGATGATGTCGGCAAACGAATCGTCGCCGACGCAGCCGCATACGCAGACCCGGATTCCCAGTTTCGCAAGGCTGATGGCCGTATTCACCGCATCGCCGCCGCTGCCGGTGCGCACTTCCTGCGCGATGGCACCGTCTTTTTGCATGATGTCCTCCGGGATGGGTGATAGAAGCGTATCGTATGTGGCAAGCCCCGCGCAGAGTATGTCAAACGTCATAAAAAAACTCCTCCCGAGTGAGTGGTACAGGCGGCCGGCGGCGCATGCCACCGGCCGCCTGTACCGGAACCTGTGAGTGAATACCGGCCTAGCCGATTTCAACCTTTTGTCTGTCTTCCTTTTTCCTCTTTGCCTTTCTGCGGGCAAAGTAGCCGAATCCCACGATCAGGCAGGCCACCAGCATCGCACCGCCGACGCCGACCGTGAGAGCGATTCCCGACATCATCCAGATAGGAACAACCGCCGGCAGCGCGTTCTGCCAGCAGGAGAGCGCCGAGTAGACGCCATGGGCGTCGCCTACAGATGATTTCGACTCCGGGTCAACGGCGCGCAGAAGTGCAAAACCGGTCGCGCCGGTGCCCGTGGTGTGGCCGAAGATCATACAGCCTTTCTCAAACCACTCGTCCTCCGCAAAGCGGTAGGGCAGATAGAACGACAGGAAGAGCGTCATGGCGACAAGAATCACCGAGTAGATCAAAATGGGAACAATGTTCGCCGCCAGGAATTTCAGGTTCAGCGTGGCCACAACGGTCAGCACGATAATCTCCATGCACAGCGAGCAGAGCTGGCTGATGGTCTGCTTGTCAACGTAGCAGTCCAGCTTCAGCTTTTTCAGCAGCGGCCAGACAATCATCGCCCCCAGAATTCCGTAGAGCAT harbors:
- a CDS encoding transketolase; this translates as MVSSFYYTAGDLRRLEVQAAQIRRDIVTMIHAAKEGHPGGSLSAVEIITALYFSVMNIDPQRPQWADRDRFILSKGHACVALYAALARRGYFDPALLSSLRRYHSILQGHPDMNKTPGVDMSAGSLGNGLSAGVGMALSGRLRRRNYMTYVMLGDGELQEGIVWEAAMAASHHQLKNLVAIVDCNGVQINGWTNDVMTVEPLAEKWRSFGWRVIEANGHDMRQVLDALHTARTMCHPTAMLMRTVKGKGVSFMEDDAGWHGRPPDDEEMVRAIADIETGGAV
- a CDS encoding class II fructose-bisphosphate aldolase yields the protein MRLVNCSEMLCRAVAGHYAVPQFNINGLEWCKGVLEICQQLRSPVILGTAMPAVKAMGGYRTVRKLVGGLLEDLDITVAVALHLDHGDYEACQLCLRAGYSSVMFDGSRLPFSENLAMTRELVTQCREAGVSVEAEVGAIGAVKGGKAGMGECADPSQCREMAAAGITMLAAGIGNIHGVYPPDWPGLSWQLLAEIKEGVGELPLVLHGGSGIPVDMLQKAIGLGVGKININTECQIAFMQGARRYFETGRDREEKGYFVRNLTAVGVEAMKPVIREKIEQFGCAGAG
- a CDS encoding carbohydrate kinase family protein, which gives rise to MTFDILCAGLATYDTLLSPIPEDIMQKDGAIAQEVRTGSGGDAVNTAISLAKLGIRVCVCGCVGDDSFADIIQSDLERAGACADGLVREPGLFTNAPVVLVSPTGERHIIRTAKGGNRFFNSGHIARRLLENTRHLHIASVNMLPGLDGEPLAELFRTAHELGIGTSMDASFDREGLWLKRIEPALRHCDIFIPSYQEATHYAGSEDLEEITRTFSKYGLKYFGVKLGADGVFVTDFERRHFLPSFFRGKPVDTTGAGDAFFAGFLAGYLRDMDLPLCAALGSAQAASVMRAVGANRSAGSWEDAVSCLRENGYDLPRRDTADETGKLQ